gaagaaggagagaaCCAAGTATATGTTACCAAGTGTCAATAATTTGgaatatatatactagttttaacccgtgcgttgcacgatatttattaatttttttgttttttattaacatataataaaattattatttagtagAATTGtgtgttttttattttgatagttttttatttataaatcaatAGGTATTTTATATGTTaagtttaataaataattatgaagCGTGTTAAAAATATGTCTTAGCATttgttaaatgatttttaaaagatatataaAAAGTTATCTTAATTAAAGAAGTTGGCTTCtatattagtaatttttagtttaaccAAAAACTACCATATTTATCTTAAATCTGaaattttagttaataatttttagtcaaagggatttgttatgtatttatatattcattaattttaaaaaaaaagtaaaaaaaattgaaatattgtttgttttatattttataattaattggatagtttttatatatttatgaacTAATAGATACTATACGTTTATTTGACTTCTAAATTTCTAATAAATGTTTATATGTCATTTTGATAACATCATAAATGTACAAGTGACCAAGTAATTTGATGAAAAAATGATTGAAGCAAATGGGATAATgagtaattttttattctaatatttttgtttGACTGTCGATctataattttagatatttacaaagttacaattgtttttgaaaatatgcATATATTGTTTATGTTGTgtcattttatttacaaaaaattgttttctctatttaactttataattatatttaatcaattttagcatatggaaatataaaaatttcactCCATCAACTAAATTGAACATATTTATTATATCCAACAATTTATTATGtgaattaacaattaaatttaaaattctaatattaatttaataatataaatatatagaaaaacATATATCAAGAATATAATTCTTAATTTTGATGTTAGGAGGCTGCAACTAATTATTagagattttaaatttataaataatattatattattaataaaacagGAAGAAAAATAATCacatatacaaaaaaattataagaaatttgagattttatgaaaatatgtCAATTCATTATCAAATAATGAttttacagaaaaaaaaatttatcgaCTTTTTACACAAAATACTTCTTCTCGTACTCATAGCTTAAATAAAGAAGCATATTGATATTTAAGTACATATTTGAagctaaaattgaaagattaagAGACAATATctcattatattatttttattaatattattttttctttttagaacataattttattaatttttctttttgagacACAATTTTATCCTAcctttttttatgattattagaaacaaaataataatatttatttatctattttgtGGAGTACAATTTCATTTGTCATCACCTACAATCAAACacgatatatattaataatactcAAAATTATATAGATCCGTAGAGATTTACTGAAATAAAAATGATAGCCAGTAAGAAGAAAAATCACCATTAGAATACTTAAAGAAACTTACTAATAATAATTCGTAGAGATTCACTGAAATAAAGAATAAACTATACCTTTTTACTCTTAAATCCATCACAATTGTTAGATagaaaaacacataaaataaaataaatataagaaCTTTTTTtgtgatgaagaaaaaaaaatagaaaacttaTCTGAAAAATtagtagattttttttgtagtgtTTAGTATTGAGAAGTAAAATATATGGATATTTATAGTGATGATTTTAGATAGGTTAAAAGATTTTTGACATTCGTGAGATGATTGCAATATAACAACAATTAATTGCAATAACTTATGTTATTGTTATcttatttattatctttttattgttattttcttattttattcaaaaaaaattctaacgtttttgactgtttgtttttctttattaGGTGTTAAATGTGAAATTATACTTAAATTATGAGTCATGTAGACGGAAGCAAGGAAATTTTTGTTAAATGTGGAATTCAAATGATTATTTATAACTCCAAATAATAAagtgattaaaaataaaaattaagaaaatgatATATGAGGAGGTTGTTACTtaatttattatgaaatttttactttattcattatttttgttattgcctttattcaatattttttgttaaagtATACAAAAATTCTGTCACTTTACCTCATCTAATTAATAggaaaataaacataattaatgctatcaaataaatttttacaaGATTAGTAATTAAATGTTGCCGTTTTGCATTTAAATGATTGACAGTTTTTATttcctatttttcttttttcctttgcAGAGTAATATTTCATCCATCTATAATCAGTGGCGGATACAAAGCTTGAAAggtggggtccatggaccccaccttttgttcaaaacatttttttactgtttatgcatataagtaaaattaagaaaaatacaaCTTTAATTAATCCAAATTTGATGAATCTATATATTGAAAACAGATTATACGTTTGACAATCAAACAAGACAACATAAGATAAAATATCTatcatgtttatatatattttacatctaaaatttacaaatcaaaattataatcaattacATTGGAAaatttattaagttatttatatcttttatttaatgatgcttattaaattttataaattatatttattgaattatttataatttaatctatggatatatttttattcactAAATGTTGAAATATCGTAAAAAGAAATTCGCAGCAGTTGaatttaatacattttttatttttcaattacttGACTCGATACATGACAActatagaaattaaattaattttattattactgGTTAGctaaatgttttatattttttaatttgaatttttaatatgtgGACCCCACCATATCGAAGTCCTGGATCTGCCACTGTGTATTATATGTATGATTAGAcctatatttaaataaaattggaatgtttttaattattacatattatttaatatataaactataaattaatttttctatattcttTTGCTTTTTTTAGTATTTGTAGAGCTGTAgagttttacaaatttaagcatCATGATTTTCCTTattcggaaaaaaaaaattctattaaacgcaaaattttatttaaaatttatttgcatGTTTTAACAAGGCGGTTAggtataaataaaattagaaggTGGTTAggtataaataaaattagaagatattagatataaataaaatttaaatccgtGATTTGTTTCAAcattacttttaattaattattttgcaaAGAAAATGTACCAAAATTAAAAGGAGACAAATATGGTATATAAAGTAAAGTTTATGAagaacataacaaaaaaaatattagcatttatATAAACgaaattattattgaaattatataattaaaatagtaatataaaaattacaattaattaaaGATATGTAATTATATATTGCCAATTGAAACAAATgtatagaataattatatattgttaaattagataaattaacatttaatgtgattaattgtcatttacataatataaatgaaagaattaaaaagaaagaaaatatattaaaaagaagaaaagggtGAGAATCAATTACATGTTGCCACTTGTCAATCATAGAATTGGTACAAAGTGTTGGGTTATAAAGCATTTTCCATATATAATAGATAGTAGATAGATTTTGAtcttttgaacttaattttGTTAAGTAATTTTATACTCAACGGACATTatccttttaaaattttaattattgaaagaTGATACAATTGATTATAAAAATGGAGTTTTGCTTACTAAATTAGTAATATTAGAAAATTAGTTTAACTAATATGTACTTATTCTAAGTGTTTTTTAAGGAAAAAAGAATTACATTAATcatctcataattaatttttggtaCCAtggaatttctttatttttctaaaaaaatcgaAATCTATCTATTTTCTATTCAATCCAAAACCATTCTATTCAATCCAAAACCAgttcttgatttattatttCAGTTGTATGATTCAGCATTACGAAAGTATAAactattgaaaaataaatttgtattttaaggctaaatttatttttaagtctctatataaaaaaattaatttttccggtctttttaaaatttctatctttacctaattttatatttgatttattttgaactCTTAAGTCCTTTTTTGAACTGATTGGAAGCATAAATGACACGCGTCATAAAAAATGCATGTGAGGTTAAAATTCAATTGTCCATCTAACTCAACAAGCGGATAAAATGGACGACATCATCAAACTTGAAGAGGGgtcagataaataaaaaaaatttaactataaagacttattgaataaaaaaataaaaaaagaccgAATATATCAATATGGAGACATTTTGTTATTTGAATATGAAAAGTATGTACCGCTTAACGACAACTTAACTATTCATTCATAATTTCCGTCCATAaagaatttattaaataaaagatgAATAGTACAAGAACTTAATgaataataaacttttaaaagagatcagattaataaaaaaaagctcATTTCCAGATCTGTAAACGACACTACTTTTGATTGTttgatctttaaattaatttttgttcttgTCTGATTTTTTTCACTTAGCGAAAATACATATTCaagttcttgattaatgaaaatatATGGGCGGAACCACGGGAGGGTCAGGAGGGTCGGTcgaccctcctcgccggaataaaattttaaaagaacacATTTTTTCATGTAACCGCCCTTACAAGCGATAGTGGCGGTTTTTCCTTGTAGGGACAGTTAAAACCGCCCCTACAAgtgatattttttgtttttaaaagttttattttttttaaatagtgaaACGTAAAATTTAAACTCTCCTGAGTTTGAgttctggttccgccactggtTGTTTAGGGTAAAAAAATTCCATGTTGGAATGTAATAAAACGGCgtcatttttattattcaaaaacttgaacatgcatttttgtataGTTGAggaattagaaagaaaaaaacaaatttaatctaAGGATCATATAATTAAAAGTGGTACATTTAGAaatctgaaaatgaaattttttttaataaaaagttaaaagtgaATAGAATTTTAATAGGTTAAGCCTTTTAAACAGAAAATGAACAAAGAGTCAACGCGCctcctaaacttgtgacacgggatcatctaatttaatttatactttttttgagcaactaatcccaaaactcttcaatATTGGATCAAGTAAtctcataattgtatttttaaaacgcataaaatacaaatcggattcGAGAAAtgcaaaaaaagtaattagatatttctctaattgttgcgatataattatcctaaatctattttttgaaataaaaatataaattatgaggttatttgatccaaaaataaaaaattccggattaattgctcaaaaaaatataaattggattagataaTTCCGTATTATAAATTTAGGGAGTGCGTTGATCAtttgtttaaaagaaaattgttTTCACCATtgttttttagggttaattacatatgaaatcaccacttttacacgaattctcaaaaataacacgacctttaaaacgtgtcaattcagggcatcacctttcatttcttttcaaaaacaacatgggcacgtttttagattaaattttgCTGATTTGGACACCTAAtaggagtgccacgtgtcatgccatatcagcaaaaacgccactaaaaatgtatatatgttgtttttgaaaagaaacgaaaggtggtgccctgaattgccacgtttcaAAGGTCgtattatttttgcaatttcgtgtaaaggtggtgattttatatgtaataaaCTCTTTTTTCTCAAAGTTTTCACCACTAGTAACATGCTAATATCACACAATAATGTTCAAAATATACCAAATTAGTGCTTATGCTCATTCTGTCCCACAAAAACAAGGACACCGAAAACTCCCAATAAGAGCTAATATCACTTTCTGAATTCGGCGCGTGCAAGACACGTCTACGACATAAAGAAAGTACAATAGTCTTCTTCAGGTCTTGTGGCTGTGGCAAGCACTCCCAGTGGACTAAACACAGAACGCAATAATTCCATTTTAGTCCCCTCTCGCTCCCACCATTAATTATCAATCTTCATTCTTGATTGGTTCCTCCTACATTTCCCAGTAAAAATAAAACAGATCCCAATAAACTTTTTTGGTTTCTGCAGATTTTCTACCATTCTTTTCCATGGAAACAAACACCACCCTTCATAGTAAACTACAAAAGAAGCAAAAAACATGGTTTCTCTTACTAACATCAACACTTTTACTATCTACCCTTTTAATCCTTTTCACTATAATTACATCCTCTTTTACAACTACccagtttctttttctttacaCCCATACCAAAAAGACTCATCATTTACATTTCGATGTTCCACATTTTGTGGAGTCCAAATTACCAAAAAACCCAGTTTTATCTTCATCACTTACAATACCGCGTCTCGCGTATTTAATATCGGGGTCAGCGGGAGATGTAGTTAGTGTAAAAAGAACATTGAAAGCTTTGTATCATCCTAGGAATCAGTATGCTGTGCATTTGGATTTGGAGGCGTCTGCGGAGGAGAGATTGGAGTTGGCTAAGTGGGTAAGAGAAGATGAGGTTTTTAATAAAGTTGGGAATGTGAGAGTTATTGTTAGGTCTAATTTGGTTACTTATAGAGGTCCTACTATGGTCACTAATACTCTTCATGCTGCTGCTATTTTGTTGAGAGATGGTGGTCACTGGGATTGGTTTATCAATCTAAGTGCTTCTGATTATCCTTTGGTAACTCAAGATGGTACATTTTTTGGTCTTTGATTCAGTAAAAGTTgctttttttaagtattttttgtTCTTGAGATTTTGGATTTTAATAATTGCCCAATTTTGTTGGTCTCTGTGTTGCAAAATGAAAACACTAAAATGGTTACTAGACAAGTTATGTTCAATATCAGAaagttgcatttttttaatctaGCTCTGCATTTTTCACTTGTTGTTACAATGCACTTCAAACTtttacgtttttatttgttttgataCGGGTGTTGGTTGGTAGGTTGATTATAGGTTGCTAGCATTTTAAGCatgtttctaattttatattagtACCAAATACTTGCTATTTTCTTCTCTTCactaaatttgtaaaattttgtctgcttgtttttgtttcactAGATTTAGTTCCTTAACCATAATTAACTAACAAAATGCCACATCATCATATTTAAATCCCTCTTCATTTGATTCGTTGCTCTGAATATATAGCTTCATCATCTGATTTAACTTTgttaattctaaataaaatctaaattctGTTTTATTATATTGGAAACagaaagttttttattttatgtcacAAATTCTGTTTTATGTCACAGATCTGCTTCACACTTTGTCTGAAATTCCAAGAAACCTTAATTTTATTGAGCACACAAGTGACATCGGCTGGAAGGAGTATGGAGTTCATTTATTCTCTAATTTTTcttaatctttttattaatttgttgaatTTGTGTACTAAGAATGAACTTTCTGCTGTGTTCCACAGATATCATAGAGCTAGGCCTGTAATTATTGATCCTGGGCTCTATAGCTTACAAAAGTCAGATGTTTATTGGACATCAGAGGAAAGACGCTTGCCAACAGCCTATAAATTGTTCACTGGTAAGACAAATCaccaatttaatttgtttttaatcatTTACTAGCAATTAGAGACACAAGGATGATAGACCtgataataattaatttgtttttatt
This region of Mercurialis annua linkage group LG1-X, ddMerAnnu1.2, whole genome shotgun sequence genomic DNA includes:
- the LOC126662156 gene encoding beta-glucuronosyltransferase GlcAT14B-like, whose translation is METNTTLHSKLQKKQKTWFLLLTSTLLLSTLLILFTIITSSFTTTQFLFLYTHTKKTHHLHFDVPHFVESKLPKNPVLSSSLTIPRLAYLISGSAGDVVSVKRTLKALYHPRNQYAVHLDLEASAEERLELAKWVREDEVFNKVGNVRVIVRSNLVTYRGPTMVTNTLHAAAILLRDGGHWDWFINLSASDYPLVTQDDLLHTLSEIPRNLNFIEHTSDIGWKEYHRARPVIIDPGLYSLQKSDVYWTSEERRLPTAYKLFTGSAWMMLSRPFIEYCIWGWDNLPRIVLMYYANFLSSPEGYFHTVICNAEEFKNTTVNHDLHFISWDNPPKQHPHFLTLDDFQAMVDSNAPFARKFDSDDSVLDKIDSDILGRNADGFSPSGWWFSNEGDSNMSVLNNIRPNSTDLKPGPGAERLKNFITGLLSAEDFDSSHCI